In Chryseobacterium sp., the genomic window TTGTTTTGAAGATCAAATTTTTGGAGATTGAAAATCTCCTTCATCATATTGGTTCTTTCTGCAGCACCCAGCTCCAGAAATTCTTTAAACTGCCCCTGCGGGATAATGATCGTTCGTTTAAAATTGGGATAGCTTAAACCTATGATTGTTTCTGCATTTGAATGGTTTAAAGGAACCCATTTACCATTAATATTCTCATAAAAAGTAACGGTATTAGGTTTTACTTCCTCGAATTTTTTTGAATTTCGTTTAAAATCCCTCGCAGCACGGAAGAGTTTATTCTCGTAATTCAAAAAATCAAACGCTATATAAGAACTGTCTGATTTTAAATTCATCATGTTGTAAGCCCTTTTATCACGCATATTAAGGCGCTCTGTTTCACCATACAACGCAAACGAAATGGCCTCCAGTATGGATGACTTTCCTGAACCTACAGCCCCGAAAATACCGAATAATCCTGCATTAGTAAGATTTTTGAAATCAATGGTCTGGCGTTCCTGATAGGAATATAAACCTTCAATAGTTAATTGGATTGGGATCATTGGTTAGGCATTTAAAATTTCGTTAAACAAATTCATCAGTTCCTCATTGGCTTCCTGGCCGCCGTTTTTAGATTTAAAATAATCCTTGAATAATGCTCCGATATCTTGATTTAAATTAATCTGCTGTTCCTCGATTTCAACAGTTTCCCGGATTTTGACTCTGGGAATAAGATGAACAATTCCGTTGTGTGACTGGTAGATCCGCTTTCTTTCATCAGCGGTTAAAAATGTTTCGCTTTCCAATGTCAGTTCAATAAATGTATTGGGATTTTCATGCAGCCACTGAACAGTATCTTCAACGGAGGTAAAAGTTTTTCTTACCAGCGCTCTGCCATTTTTCAAAACCTTTTTTTTCCATATAACGGCCTTTCCGGGAACCGCTTCAATGATGGAAACATATTTTTTCTGCCCGGCTTCGCTAAAACTGTAGCATAAAGGAGAGGAAGAATAAATCACAGGCTTTTCTGCAGTTCCGATATTTTGAAAACCATGCAGATGGCCTAAGGCCGTATACTGGATCTGATCAGGAATACTATCCGAGTAGATAAGATCTGCATTTCCGATTTTAATAGGTTTTTCTCCTTCCGGCTCTTCTAAAATTTCGGATCCCCTTTTGTTCATATACAGATGGGCAGCCAGGAGATTAACCCCTGAATCATCACAAAACTGATTGGCAAGATGTTTCCAGGTTTCGGAAAGAACTTTATTGATTTCCTCTTCTTTATTCTCTCCGAAATATTCTTTTAAACGGATCTCATTCGCAAAAGGAGTGTGAAGAATTCTTACCGGGAAATCTATACTTTCAATGTTCAGTTCTATAAAACCTTCTTTTGAATTTGAAATTTTGAAATATTCTGTACCCAAAGGCATAATTTCAGCGTTGGGATGTCCTATTAAAATAATTCCGCACTCCCTTGCCAACGGGTCCGGAGCATTGATCAGGTTGGGTGAGTCATGATTCCCGGAAATAGCAATCACAGGACGTTTACCGTTTTGAGATAAACGTTTCAGTGTTTTGTAAAACAGCTCAACCGCTTCTACGCCCGGATTAAAATTGTCAAAAAGGTCACCGGCAACAAGAACAAGGTCGATATCTTCCTCATCAGCAATACCGATAATCTCTTCCATCACCAGAATTTGCTCTTCCAGGCGGGAAAAGCGATCCAATCGTTTGCCTAAATGCCAGTCGGCGGTATGCAGAATTTTCATAGATCAAAAATAAGAAACAAAAAGGCAATGTAAAATTTTATGAGATGAAATATGGATTTTGAAGACAGGTTATTGAATTGAGTGAAAACTTTAGTCAAGTAGATGTATTTATTCCTACTTTTGGTTAAAATTAATTTTCATGAGAGATTTTCTAACTTTTTTATTTATTTCGTTGGGCGTGTTTATAAATGCCCAAAATCTTG contains:
- a CDS encoding exonuclease subunit SbcD, with the translated sequence MKILHTADWHLGKRLDRFSRLEEQILVMEEIIGIADEEDIDLVLVAGDLFDNFNPGVEAVELFYKTLKRLSQNGKRPVIAISGNHDSPNLINAPDPLARECGIILIGHPNAEIMPLGTEYFKISNSKEGFIELNIESIDFPVRILHTPFANEIRLKEYFGENKEEEINKVLSETWKHLANQFCDDSGVNLLAAHLYMNKRGSEILEEPEGEKPIKIGNADLIYSDSIPDQIQYTALGHLHGFQNIGTAEKPVIYSSSPLCYSFSEAGQKKYVSIIEAVPGKAVIWKKKVLKNGRALVRKTFTSVEDTVQWLHENPNTFIELTLESETFLTADERKRIYQSHNGIVHLIPRVKIRETVEIEEQQINLNQDIGALFKDYFKSKNGGQEANEELMNLFNEILNA